Below is a window of Escherichia coli DSM 30083 = JCM 1649 = ATCC 11775 DNA.
GTAATCCGCTGTACAGCACCGCGATTGGTAAGGTACTGCTGGCATGGCGCGATCGCGATGAAGTGATGCAAATTCTTGAGGGCGTGGAGTATAAACGCAGTACCGAGCGGACCATCACCAGTACAGAAGCGTTATTACCCGTTCTGGACCAGGTGCGCGAGCAGGGGTATGGCGAAGATAATGAAGAGCAGGAAGAAGGGCTGCGATGCATTGCGGTTCCGGTATTTGATCGCTTTGGCGTGGTCATTGCTGGTTTGAGCATCTCCTTCCCGACGTTACGTTTCTCTGAAGAGCGTTTACAGGAATATGTCGCAATGTTGCATACCGCGGCGCGCAAAATTTCTGCCCAAATGGGTTATCACGACTATCCGTTCTGATGAGAGTAAGAACCTGTCTGAATATCAAACAGACAGGTTCTTTATTTAGCATGAGAAAAATAAAGTTGAAGGTGGCGTTATATTAAACGCACTTGCGATAAGAATATTTTACTCATGAGTGAGAATCTGGTTATTTATTATCCTTAACCATTATCGACCACAATATTGCTTTTACGTAACAACGGGCAATCTGTTATCCCCAGAAAACCACTTTTAGTGTGCAGGTATTGTACCGTGCTGGTGCCTCTGGCGGTCAGATAGGTACATTGTAAACCTAATCCCGCGGCATTCTCTTTGCTTCCAATCAAAACGCCATATCCGCTGAGTAATAATCCTATCCATACCAGCGCTATCAGCATAACTGTGCGAATGATGAATCGCATTACAACCTCTTCTCTTTTTATGTTCGCTTAATCGTAGCGGCAATATGCGCTGAAGCAAGCGACTCATTCCGAAAAAGCACGAATATCGACATAGTTAGGCGCTGTTTAACTAACGCATGCTAGTTTAATGACATAAGGTAGGTGAAACGGAGATTGGAGTGAAAAAGTTTCGATGGGTCGCTCTGGTTGTCGTGGTGTTGGCTTGCTTGCTGCTTTGGGCGCAGGTATTCAACATGATGTGCGATCAGGATGTGCAATTTTTCAGCGGAATTTGTGCCCTTAACCAGTTTATCCCGTGGTGATATCATTTTTTCAGCACTAGATTTTCTTCCTCTCCAGCAGTGGTAGAATAGCGCCTCTACTCAGAGGTGGTGAAATGAACGAAGTTGTAAATTCAGGCGTGATGAACATTGCGTCTTTGGTTGTATCGGTGGTGGTTCTTCTTATCGGGCTCATCTTGTGGTTTTTTATCAATCGTGCCAGTTCACGGACTAACGAACAGATTGAACTGCTTGAGGCGTTGCTGGATCAGCAAAAACGTCAAAATGCACTGTTACGTCGTTTGTGCGAAGCAAACGAACCTGAGAAAGCAGATAAAAAGACAGTTGAGAGTCAAAAATCGGTTGAAGACGAAGATATTATTCGTCTGGTCGCCGAACGATAATCCTTCCTCAATCTTGAGTAACCCCGTCGTTGAAGGGTTACTCAATTCATGCTGATTATACGCACTGTCATGGTGCAGCTGCTTCAAATTAAAACTCTGGTCTGACTTCAAATAATTATCATATTATTAATTTGCGTAACGGGATATCAGAAAAAGATATTTCCCTCATTAATTTATTAGGATGTTTACATCGGATTTGTGATTAAGCGTGGTATTATTTATTAGCGAAACGTTTCTCTCTTGATTTTTTTGCTCATTCATCAATTTTTCTTATTTTAAATTTACAATCCCTTTGGGGATTGACTTCTCTTTAGGGTAATTGATAGCCGTTAACTGACTGTTTTATGAGAAAAAGTGATATAACTTTTTATTCATTGCATAGCAAAAAATGTGATATTGCACGCACTATGTAATAACTTCTCTCACTGGCCTGGAACAACTGAACTTATTGAACTATGTTAGAAAAAATACGCCAGTTTAAGTATCTGCCTGAACTGGCAAGGTTAAGCACAATGATATATCGGCGCGTATTCCGTTGCATAAGTGTGCAAAAAAGTGGAAGACGTATCGAGATTTGTGCGTCTGATCGAGACATGTTTAAAAATGGCTTGCCATAATTAACGTTGTATGTGATAACAGATTTCGGGTTAAACGAGGTACAGTTCTGTTTATGTGTGGCATTT
It encodes the following:
- the mgrB gene encoding PhoP/PhoQ regulator MgrB, with translation MKKFRWVALVVVVLACLLLWAQVFNMMCDQDVQFFSGICALNQFIPW
- the yobH gene encoding YobH family protein; translated protein: MRFIIRTVMLIALVWIGLLLSGYGVLIGSKENAAGLGLQCTYLTARGTSTVQYLHTKSGFLGITDCPLLRKSNIVVDNG
- the yebO gene encoding YebO family protein, with product MNEVVNSGVMNIASLVVSVVVLLIGLILWFFINRASSRTNEQIELLEALLDQQKRQNALLRRLCEANEPEKADKKTVESQKSVEDEDIIRLVAER